A section of the Streptomyces sp. CG1 genome encodes:
- a CDS encoding alpha-amylase family glycosyl hydrolase: MGATALSHGTAFRVWAPNAEAVGVAGSFDGWAVVHPMTAEKGGYWSIQLAVARPGDEYKYLVTPAQGAAKWKIDPYARRLTSSVGNAVIDTTEFSHFDWGADPWHCPTWDELVIYELHVGTFSRGAGRAPGRLCNVVERLDELAELGVTAIELMPVTEYAGESSWGYNPVSAFAVSADYGSPSELKALVRAAHAHGLAVLGDVVCNHLGPDDLDEGLRRFDGWYENDGDGIYFYNDERRESGWGPRPDYGRAEVRRYLRDSALSWLEEYRMDGLRWDATARIRNVDGDDAPVELPDGWALMRWVNDEINARQPWKISIAEDLQDDPAITTATPAGAGFDSQWDAGFAHVLRSALTATQDCERSMAQVRAVVEHRLGGNALARVVYTESHDTAAQAHGRLSDAIWPGNAHSWYAKKRTTLGAATLLTAPGIPMLFQGQEFLEDRTFDDRTPLDWGKRGRHRGIVQLYTDLIALRRNRDHTTAGLRGDQVDVYHCNDADKVIAFHRYGQGGPRDSTIVVLNFGNRRYDCYRIGLPRAGGWRVRFNSDWAGYDPEFDNSPSLDTHADGIAQDGQPCSGAVGVGPYSAVTLSQDA, from the coding sequence ATGGGTGCCACCGCCCTCTCGCACGGCACCGCGTTCCGGGTTTGGGCTCCGAACGCCGAGGCTGTGGGCGTCGCCGGATCGTTCGACGGCTGGGCCGTGGTGCATCCGATGACCGCCGAGAAAGGCGGCTACTGGTCCATACAGCTGGCGGTAGCTCGGCCGGGCGACGAGTACAAGTACCTCGTCACCCCCGCCCAAGGCGCCGCGAAGTGGAAGATCGACCCGTACGCGCGCAGGCTAACCAGCTCAGTCGGCAACGCCGTGATCGATACCACGGAGTTCTCGCACTTCGACTGGGGCGCAGACCCCTGGCACTGCCCAACCTGGGACGAGCTCGTCATCTACGAGCTGCACGTCGGCACCTTCAGCCGCGGCGCTGGACGCGCGCCCGGGCGACTGTGCAACGTGGTCGAGCGACTGGACGAGTTGGCAGAGCTCGGGGTGACAGCAATCGAGCTGATGCCGGTCACCGAGTACGCCGGAGAGTCCTCCTGGGGCTACAACCCGGTGTCAGCGTTTGCGGTGTCGGCCGATTACGGCTCCCCGAGCGAGCTGAAGGCCCTGGTCAGGGCGGCCCATGCGCACGGCCTTGCCGTGCTGGGCGATGTCGTCTGCAACCACCTCGGACCGGACGACCTCGACGAGGGGCTGCGCCGCTTCGACGGCTGGTACGAGAACGATGGCGACGGCATCTACTTCTACAACGACGAGCGCCGCGAGTCGGGCTGGGGTCCGCGCCCCGACTATGGCCGGGCTGAAGTCCGCCGGTATCTGCGCGACAGCGCGCTGTCCTGGCTGGAGGAGTACCGCATGGACGGCCTGCGCTGGGACGCCACCGCGCGTATCCGCAACGTCGATGGCGACGACGCCCCCGTCGAGCTTCCCGACGGCTGGGCCCTGATGCGTTGGGTCAACGACGAGATCAACGCCCGCCAGCCGTGGAAGATCAGCATCGCGGAGGATCTGCAGGACGACCCCGCCATTACTACCGCCACCCCGGCGGGTGCCGGCTTCGACTCCCAGTGGGACGCCGGGTTCGCCCACGTGCTCCGCTCGGCGCTCACCGCCACGCAGGACTGCGAACGCAGCATGGCCCAAGTGCGCGCCGTGGTCGAGCACCGGCTGGGCGGAAACGCGCTGGCCCGTGTCGTCTACACCGAGTCCCACGACACCGCGGCCCAGGCCCATGGGCGCCTGTCCGACGCGATCTGGCCGGGTAACGCCCACAGTTGGTACGCCAAGAAGCGCACCACACTCGGCGCCGCGACGTTGCTGACCGCACCTGGGATACCGATGCTCTTCCAGGGACAGGAGTTCCTGGAGGACCGGACATTCGACGACCGCACCCCGCTCGATTGGGGCAAGCGCGGGCGCCACCGCGGCATCGTCCAGCTTTACACGGACCTCATCGCACTTCGGCGCAACCGCGACCACACCACCGCCGGCCTGCGAGGTGACCAGGTCGACGTGTACCACTGCAATGACGCCGACAAGGTCATCGCCTTCCACCGGTACGGGCAGGGCGGCCCACGCGACAGCACCATCGTCGTCCTCAACTTCGGCAACCGCCGCTACGACTGCTATCGGATCGGGCTGCCCCGTGCAGGAGGCTGGCGCGTCCGGTTCAACAGTGACTGGGCAGGCTACGACCCGGAGTTCGACAACTCGCCCAGCCTCGACACCCACGCAGACGGAATCGCGCAAGATGGGCAGCCATGCTCGGGTGCTGTCGGCGTCGGCCCCTACAGCGCCGTCACCCTGTCGCAGGACGCCTGA